One window of Pelobates fuscus isolate aPelFus1 chromosome 9, aPelFus1.pri, whole genome shotgun sequence genomic DNA carries:
- the P2RY10 gene encoding putative P2Y purinoceptor 10 — MKNDSNCTNDTGFQYTLYSTTYILVFIPGLLANSVALWVLCGYTNKKNKAIIFMINLAVADLAHVLSLPLRIYYYLINVWPFTNFLCLFCFYLKYLNMYASIMFLMLISIQRCMFTINPFKAKDWKRRYDIAISCLVWVVIGASCLPFPIIRSYGLSNTSVACFADLGMNNKMAHGPALTMITAAELGGFVIPVIIITYCTLKTRSQLKNDSLQLQNVSEKRKALRMVLTCAAVFFICFAPYHINFFFYMLVNWSIIKNCSVQKVILTFHPFSLCLASINCCLDPILYYFSASEFKNEVVRHGSTMIRVRLMSRESASSFRS; from the coding sequence atgaaaaatgatTCAAATTGTACCAATGATACTGGTTTCCAGTACACCCTGTACTCCACCACTTACATTCTGGTTTTCATTCCTGGACTCCTGGCCAACAGTGTGGCCCTTTGGGTTCTCTGCGGTTATACTAATAAGAAGAACAAAGCCATTATTTTTATGATAAATCTGGCAGTGGCAGATCTAGCTCATGTTTTGTCACTGCCACTGAGGATTTACTACTATTTAATTAATGTCTGGCCATTTACAAACTTCCTATGCCTGTTTTGTTTCTATCTTAAGTATCTCAATATGTACGCCAGTATTATGTTTTTAATGCTCATTAGCATCCAACGCTGCATGTTCACCATTAACCCTTTCAAAGCAAAGGACTGGAAGCGTAGATATGACATTGCCATAAGTTGTCTTGTATGGGTGGTCATCGGGGCTTCTTGTTTACCCTTTCCAATCATTAGAAGTTACGGGCTAAGTAACACAAGCGTGGCCTGTTTTGCTGACCTGGGAATGAATAACAAAATGGCACATGGTCCAGCACTGACTATGATCACAGCAGCAGAGTTAGGTGGATTTGTTATACCTGTGATAATTATTACATACTGTACTCTTAAAACCAGATCTCAGCTTAAAAATGACTCTCTGCAACTCCAAAATGTTAGTGAAAAACGGAAAGCTCTCAGGATGGTTTTAACGTGTGCTGCTGTATTTTTCATCTGTTTTGCCCCATACCAcatcaatttctttttttatatgctgGTGAATTGGAGTATCATCAAAAACTGTTCTGTGCAAAAGGTCATTCTGACATTCCATCCTTTCTCATTGTGTCTCGCAAGCATTAACTGTTGTTTAGATCCAATACTTTACTACTTCAGTGCTTCAGAGTTCAAAAATGAAGTTGTCCGACACGGGTCCACGATGATACGTGTACGTCTAATGAGTAGAGAGAGTGCCTCGTCTTTTAGGTCATAG